From the genome of Streptomyces sp. V2I9:
GCCCGGTGCCCGGTACAGGGTGAGCCGCAGTTGGTGGGAGACCAGGCGCACGCCGCTCGCCGGGTCGTCCACCGAGAAGGTGTCCGTCCACACGGAGCCGTACGCGTCACCCTGGTCGTCCACGGAGGTCCGCCGGACGTCTCCGTCGCCCGACGCCCAGCGGCCCATCACGAACCAGGGGGTCGCGGTGCCGTCCGCGTACCGGCCGCTGAGCTCGACCTGGATCCAGGTGCCGGCCGGGGTACGGGCGTTCCAGGAGGCGATCACCTCGGTGGCGGGAACGGTGGAGCGGTGCACGGGAGAGGTCCAGGTGGCGTACTCCCACGCGGCTGTCGTACCGGTGTGCGGGTCGGTGTAGTCGGTGCGGCCGGCCGGGACCGCGACCACCAGGCCGGGCCGGGGGCCGGAAAGCACCCGGATCCCGTCGCCGGTGCCGCAGCGCCAGTCGGTGTACGTGTGCCAGAAGCGGTTGTCCACGAGGGCCTTCGGGGCGGCGGCGGACGCCGACGGGACGGCGGAGGCGGCGGAAGCGGCGGAAGCCACCGTGCCGGCGCCGGCCACCGCGGCGATCGCGGCGGTCAGAACGGTTCTGCGCGAAGTCGGACTGGTCATGGGCGTGACCCCCGGTCGGATGCGGAAGGTGGTCTGCGGGTGCCGTGCGGTGCGCCGGGGTGCGGCGCCGTACAAGGTGGTGCGGGCGGTGCGGTGCGCCAACTATCGCGCGCGGCGGGCGGGTCGGGCCAGCGGTTCGCCCGTGGCCGCCGGACCAATATGGGTCTGGACCACTGGCGGGTCCATCGGCCCGCACCATGGGCGTGACCTGCACAGGCTCGCGGGTGCCCGCGTGCCGGAACGTACCCTGGAGCCATGGACGACCTGGCCCGCCACGCCGATGACCTCGCCTCACTCCCCCCGTCCTGCGGGCCGGTCCGGCTGGTGGCGGTGGACGGGCACGCCGGTTCGGGCAAGAGCACCTTCGCCGCCCGCCTCGCGGTGGCGCTGGGCGGTGCGCCGGTCCTCCATCTGGACGATCTCGCCACCCACGCGGAGCTGTTCGGCTGGCCGGGGCGGCTGCGGGACCAGGTGCTCCTGCCGCTCGCACGTGGCGAGAGCGCGCGCTACGCCCCGTACGACTGGACGGAACGCCGCTTCGGACCGGTGCGGACCCTGGAGCCGGCCCCGGTGGTGCTGGTGGAGGGGGTCGGCGCGGGACGCCGGGAGGTGCGGCCGTGGCTGGCGGCGCTCTGCTGGATGGAGGTGGGCCGCGAGGCGTCCCACGAGCGCGGACGGCGGCGGGACGGCGCCGCGCTCACCCGGTTCTGGGACGGGTGGACGCGGGCCGAGGACCGGCATTTCGCCGACGACCCCTCACGCCCCCACGCGGACGTCCTGGTACGCCAGTTGCCGGAGGGGTACGCGTGGCTGCCGGGGCCGGGAGCGACAGCGGGAGCGAACCGGCCCGTCACGGACGGTAGCCGAATCGGGCCACCCCGCTGAGCCGTCGCATTTTGGCCCCGGAGAGCCCCAACTCCGCTTGACCGGGGGCCCTTACTGGTCTTACGTTCTCATTGTGCGGCTTTTCGGAGCCCCCGCAGACGCGAAGTCCCCGGTTGTTCCCCCGTGATCGGGGGCTTCGCTCTGTGCTCCCCCCGCTGTTCCGGCGACCACGCAGAGCGATTCACTCACTCTCGGTCACCCTCCCCACCGCTCGGCAGCCGGGCGGACTCTCCCCCGTGCGCGGGTACGATGCACCACGGTGTGGTCAATTCCCTTCCCCCGCGCCGTGATTCAGCACGCTCCGGTGGGCATGCTGTGCGGGCGGGACATCCTGGGGGCACGGTTTGTGGGGGACCTGATGAACATCGGCACACAGGGCGCCGGCGCCCCTGCCGACCTCGCCTGGCTGCGCGGCATGGACGCCTACACGATGGGCGCCTACCCGCAGGCCGAGGAGGAGTTCAGAGCCGCGGTGCGACTCGATCCGGGCATGGCGGACGGCTGGCTCGGCCTCCACGCGCTGCGCGTCGACACCACCACGGCCCTGTTGCGCATGCACCAGCACCGCGAGCGCTTCGGCGAGCAGCGCGCCCGCCACCGCCGCACGCTCAACTCCTGGTATTGGCTGGGCTGGTGGGTGCAGCCGGTGCTGGAGAGCGGGCGCGATCTGCTGCTGGCGCACGCCTCGCACTGGCTGGACGGCCGCCATGTGCCCGAGCTGGACCGGGCGTTGGCCGGGCTGCCGCCGGTGGACGCGGACCCGCAGGTGCGGTTCCTGCACGCCTGCCGCGCGTATCTGGTCAAGGACTGGGAGCAGTTGGTGCGCTGTACCGAGCAGCTCGTCGACGACCCGATGCTGGGGATCGAGGCGGGCCTGTTCGGCGGGATGGCCCGCGTGCGGCTGGAGATGTTCGGGCAGGCGGAGCCGCTGCTGTCGGCCGCGCTGATGCGATGTCGCAGCGAGCAGCCGCAGCGCAAGGAGCTGCGCTACTGGCTGGCGCGGGCCCACGAGGGCACCGGGCGCAGCGCCGCCGCCCTGCCGCTGTACCGGGCGGTGCACCGGGTCGATCCGGCCTTCATGGACACCTCTGCCCGGCTCGCCGCGCTCGTGGAGGGCGACGGATACGACGAGTCGGCGGACCTGGCCGCGGTGACCCTGTCCGGTTTCGGGGCGGGGGTGCCGGGCGCGGAGGCGCTGCCGGAGGGGGACGCGCTGCTCGGCGTCGATCCGGTGGACGGGCGCGAGTCCTGGACGCTGGGCGACGCGGTGCTGCTCGGGGACGAGCCCGTGCCGGGCCCGCCCGACCCGGTCGAGAAGGTCCGCCGCACCAGGACCGGTAAGCCGCCGCCCTTCCCGGCCGGGCCCAGTGATTCCGCCCTGCTGGCCGAGGCGCTGTCGCAGCTGGAGCGGATGGTCGGACTGGAGCCGGTGAAGCGGCAGGTCAAGGCACTCTCGGCGCAGCTGAACATGGCCAGGCTGCGGGCCGAGCAGGGGCTTCCCGTGCAGCCGCCCAAGCGCCATTTCGTCTTCTCCGGGCCCTCCGGCACCGGCAAGACCACGGTGGCGCGCATCCTGGGCCGGGTCTTCTACGCCCTCGGGCTGCTCGGCGGCGATCATCTGGTCGAGGCGCAACGGTCCGACCTGGTCGGGGAGTTCCTCGGTCAGACGGCGGTGAAGGCCAACGAACTGATCGACTCGGCGCTGGGCGGGGTGCTCTTCGTCGACGAGGCGTACAGCCTGGCCAACTCCGGTTACAGCAAGGGCGACGCGTACGGCGACGAGGCGCTCCAGGTGCTCCTCAAACGGGCCGAGGACAACCGGGACCACCTCGTCGTCATCCTCGCGGGGTACCCGGAGGGCATGGACCGGCTGCTCGCCACCAATCCGGGCCTCTCCTCCCGGTTCACCAGCCGGGTCGACTTCCCCAGCTACCGGCCGCTCGAACTGACCGCGATCGGGGGCGTCCTGGCCGCCGAGAACGACGACGTGTGGGACGAGGAGGCGGTGGAGGAGCTGCGGTCCATCAGCGGTCATGTGGTGGACCAGGGGTGGATCGACGAGCTGGGCAACGGCCGCTTCCTGCGGACGCTGTACGAGAAGAGCTGTGCCTACCGCGATCTGCGGCTCTCCGGCTACCGGTCCGCGCCGACCAGGGAGGACCTGTCGACGCTACGGCTCCCGGACCTGATGCAGGCGTACGGCGAGGTGCTGTCGGGGCGCGGTCCGTTGGGTCGGGGCAAACAGGAGCCGGGCGCGGTGTGAGGCCGCGCCGGAGGTGAACCCCCGGCGCGGCCGCGGACCTGTGGGCGAACGGCGGCCGGGGACCTCAGTGCACGAGCGCTCCGGGCGCCGGAAGCCTCCCCGGCCCCTTCGGTACGTCCACCGTGCGGCGGGGTACCGACACGACCCGGTGGGCGGGGTCGCGCACCTCCCCCACCAGCGTCTCCAGGACGTCCTCCATGGCGACCAGGCCGAGGATCCGGCCCGAGGCGTCGGCCACCTGCGCCAGGTGCGTCGCGGCGCGGCGCATGACGGTCAGGGCGTCGCCCAGCGGGAGTTCGGCCCGTACGGTCGTCATCGGACGCCAGATCTGCTGCGGGACCGCCCGGTCGGCGTCCTCCAGCTCCAGGACGTCCTTGACGTGCAGGTAGCCCATGAAGGGGCCGCCGCCCTCCGCGCAGACCGGGAAGCGGGAGAAGCCGGTGCGTACCGTCAGCTCCTCGATCCCGCGCGGGGTCACCGACGGGTCGACGGTGACCAGGGACGCCCGCTCCAGCAGGACGCCGAGGACGGGCCGGCTGCCGAGTTCGAGGGCGTCCTCCAGGCGTTCGGCCGCGGCCGGGGCGAGGAGGCCGGCCTGTCCGGAGTCCTCCACGAGCCGGTTGAGCTGCTCACTGGTGAAGACGGCCTCCACCTCGTCCTTCGGTTCCACGCCGAACAGCCTCAGCACCAGGCCGGCGCAGGCACCGAGCGCGGTGGTGACCGGGCGGCAGAGCCGGGCGAACGCGACCAGGGCGGGGCTGAGCCACAGCGCGGTCCGCTCGGGCGCCGCCATGGCGAGGTTCTTGGGGACCATCTCCCCGATGACCAGGTGCAGGACCACCACGGACAGCAGCGCGAGGGCGAAGCCGAGGGGGTGGACCAGTCCGTCGGGAACGTGTGCGGCGTGGAAGACCGGCTCCAGGAGGTGGGCGACGGTCGGCTCGGCGACGGCTCCGAGGGTGAGGGAGCAGACGGTGATGCCGAACTGGGCGGCCGCCATCATCTGCGGCAGGTTCTCCAGGCCGTGCAGGACCGTGCGGGCGCGGCCGGAGCCCTGGGCGGCCAGCGGTTCGATCTGGCTGCGGCGGACCGAGACGAGGGCGAACTCGGCGCCGACGAAGAAGCCGTTGGCCAGCACCAGGATCACGGCGAGCAGGAGGTGGAGCAGGCTCATCGCGCGGCCTCCAGCAGGGTCCGGCCGGCCCGGTCGGGCCGGAGGCCGGGCGTCCGGGTGAACCGGACGCGTTCGGCGCGGTTGTGGCCGACCTGGCGGACGGAGATCCGCCAGCCGGGGAGTTCGGCCACGTCTCCGGGGGCGGGGATGCGGCCCAGCAGCCCGGCGACGAGCCCGGCGACGGTCTCGTACGGCCCTTCGGGTACGTCCAGGCCGCCGCGGCGCAGGGTGTGGACCCGGCAGCTGCCCTCGGCGTCCCAGGCCGGGCGGCCGTCGTCGCCGGTGGTGGCCGTCAGCTCGGGGCGGCCCGCGCCCTCGGCGTCGTGCTCGTCGCGGACCTCGCCGACGAGTTCCTCGATGATGTCCTCCAGGGTGACGACGCCGGCGGTGCCGCCGTACTCGTCGACGACCACGGCTATCGGCTGTTCGTGGCGCAGCCGCCGCAGCAGGGGCTCCACCGGGAGCGTTCCGGGCACCAGGAGCGGGGCGACGGCGATCAGTCCGGCCGGGGTGCGGAGGCGCTCGGCGGCGGGGACGGCGAGGGCGTCCTTGAGGTGGACCATGCCGACGACCTCGTCGATGCGGTCCCGGTAGACCGGGAAGCGGGAGAGGCCGGTGGCACGGGTGAGGTTGAGGACGTCCTCGGCGGTCGCGGAGGAGTGCAGGGCGCTGACCTTCACCCGCGGGGTCATGACGTGCTGGGCGGTGAGGCCGGCCAGGGCGAGCGACCGGACGAAGAGGTCGGCGGTGTCCTGTTCCAGGGCTCCGGCGCGGGCGGAGTGCCGGGCCAGGGAGACCAGCTCGCCCGGCGTGCGGGCGGAGGCCAGCTCGTCGGTGGGCTCGACGCCCAGGAGCCGCACCAGCCGGTTGGCCAGGGCGTTGAGGAGGGTGATCACCGGGCGCAGCAGGGCGGCGAAGCGGGCCTGCGGTCCGGCGACGAAGCGGGCCACCTGGAGCGGCCGGGAGACCGCCCAGTTCTTGGGGACGAGTTCGCCGACGACCATCTGGACGGCCGAGGCGAGCAGCATGCCGACGACGACGCCGATGCCGGGGACGGCCTCCGCCGGGAGCCCGGTGGCGGTGAGGGGTCCGGCGAGCAGCTGGGCGAGGGCCGGTTCGGCGAGCATGCCCACCACCAGGGAGGTGAGGGTGATGCCGAGCTGGGTGCCGGAGAGCTGGAAGGAGAGTTCGCGCAGGGCGTGGACGACGGTGCGGGCCCGTCGGTCGCCCTCGGCGGCGGCGCGCTCGGCGTCGGGCCGGTCCACGGTGACGAGCCCGAATTCGGCCGCCACGAAGAATCCGTTGGCGAGGATGAGGAGGAAGGCAGCCGCGAGGAGCAGCAGGGGGGTGGTCATGAGGCCGCCGCCTCCGGGGAAGGGGCGGCGCAGGTACTACCGGACGATCCGTCCATTGCTGGAAGGAGTCACTCCTTGGGTCGCAGGGAAGCCCCGCGGGCCCGGTCGGGGCCGTGGTACGGGCGGGGCGGGGCGCACGGGGCGCCGCCGTCCACCAGAGTAGACAAGAAGGCGGCCCACCGGGCGGGGGATCAGGCGTCGGCGGGGGTGTCGTCGCTTCCGGCGCCGCGCGTCTCGGCCAGCGCGCGCAGGGCGCGGGCGTCGCGGATGGCCTGCTGCTTGGCGAGGCCGGGCTGGATGCCGAGGGCGGGCAGGCTGGTGCCGTCGCTGAGGTCGAGGAAGACCCAGGGGTCGCCGGAGCGCAGGTTGACGCGGAGGATCTCCTGCCAGGCCAGCCTGCGGGTCCGGGTGAGGTTGACGACGGTGACCCCGGCCTCGTCGGCGGAGACCCGCGGCCTGCTGAGCAGGGCCAGGACACCGAAGAAGAGCACCGCGACGAAGATGAAGCTGGCCCGCTCCCCCGGGTTGAGCCGTTCCAGCATCAGCGCGACGACCGTGATGACGAGGAACATCGCCAGGCCCACGCTCAACAGGACCACCCGGGTGAGGGTGGGCCGGAAGGTGACCGGCAGGGTGGGGAGTTCGGGCCTGGGCGCGGACATCGGGGTCTTCTCTCGGGAGGTGCGGACGGCCGGGGCCGTCAGAGACGGCAGGCGTGGATGGCCGTGGTGAGGATGGCGCGGGCGCCGAGCTCGTACAGGTCGTCCATGATCCGCTGCGCCTCCTTGGCGGCGACCATGGAGCGGACGGCGACCCAGCCCTCGTGGTGCAGCGGGGAGATGGTCGGGGACTCCAGGCCGGGGGTGAGGGCGACGGCGCGCTCCAGGTGCTCGACGCGGCAGTCGTAGTCCATCATCACGTACGACCGGGCGACCAGGACGCCCTGGAGGCGGCGGAGGAACTGCTGCACCTTGGGGTCGTCGGCGGGGGCGCCGTTGCGGCGGATGACGACGGCCTCGGAGGTCATGATCGGCTCGCCGATCACTTCCAGTCCGGCGTTGCGCAGGCTGGTGCCGGTCTCGACCACGTCGGCGATGATCTGGGCGACGCCCAGCTCGATGGCGGTCTCGACCGCCCCGTCGAGGTGGACGACGGACGCGTTGACGCCGGCCTTGCCGAGGTGGTCGGCGACGATGCCCTCGTAGGAGGTGGCGATCGTCATGCCGTCGAAGTCCTGCGGGCCCGCCGCGGTGCCGGGCTTGGTGGCGTAGCGGAAGGTGGAGCGGGCGAAGCCGAGCTGGAGGATCTCCTCGGAGTCGGCCCCGGAGTCCAGCAGCAGGTCGCGGCCGGTGATGCCGATGTCGAGCTTGCCGGAGCTGACGTAGATCGCGATGTCGCGGGGGCGGAGGTAGAAGAACTCGACCTCGTTCTCGGGGTCGACCAGGACCAGTTCCTTGGACTCCTTGCGCTGCTGGTAGCCGGCCTCATGGAGCATCGCCATCGCAGGCCCGGAGAGTGAACCCTTGTTGGGGACGGCGATGCGCAGCATGAGGTCGGCTTCCTTCGTGCGGAGGGAGTGTGCGGGTGGTGTCGCGCTGGTGTCGCTCGGGCCCGGCCCGAGGGCAGGCCGGGGGGCGGCTCAGAGATGGGCGTAGACGTCGTCGAGCGAGATCCCGCGGGCGACCATCATCACCTGGACGTGGTACAGCAGCTGGGAGATCTCCTCGGCGGCGGCCTCCTTGCCCTCGTACTCGGCGGCCATCCAGACCTCGGCGGCCTCCTCGACGACCTTCTTGCCGATCGCATGCACGCCCTTGCCCACCAGTTCGGCGGTGCGGGAGGTCGCGGGGTCGCCTTCGGCGGCCTTGAGCTGGAGCTCGGCGAAGAGCTCTTCGAAGGTTTTCTGTCCCATGATGGTCCTCAGAATACGGGGTCGCGCGGGGGCACTCAGCGCCAGGGTTCGCTGACGGTGCGCAGCGTGGCCGCGGTGGCGACGGCGGCGGTGACCGCTTCGTGCCCCTTGTCCTCGTTGGAGCCTTCGAGCCCGGCGCGGTCGAGCGCCTGCTCCTCGGTGTCGCAGGTCAGTACGCCGAATCCGACGGGAACACCGGTGTCGACGGTGACCTGGGTGAGGCCGAGGGTGACGCCCTGGGAGACGTATTCGAAGTGGGGGGTGCCGCCCCGGATGACCACGCCGAGGGCGACGAT
Proteins encoded in this window:
- a CDS encoding uridine kinase, coding for MDDLARHADDLASLPPSCGPVRLVAVDGHAGSGKSTFAARLAVALGGAPVLHLDDLATHAELFGWPGRLRDQVLLPLARGESARYAPYDWTERRFGPVRTLEPAPVVLVEGVGAGRREVRPWLAALCWMEVGREASHERGRRRDGAALTRFWDGWTRAEDRHFADDPSRPHADVLVRQLPEGYAWLPGPGATAGANRPVTDGSRIGPPR
- a CDS encoding AAA family ATPase, producing MNIGTQGAGAPADLAWLRGMDAYTMGAYPQAEEEFRAAVRLDPGMADGWLGLHALRVDTTTALLRMHQHRERFGEQRARHRRTLNSWYWLGWWVQPVLESGRDLLLAHASHWLDGRHVPELDRALAGLPPVDADPQVRFLHACRAYLVKDWEQLVRCTEQLVDDPMLGIEAGLFGGMARVRLEMFGQAEPLLSAALMRCRSEQPQRKELRYWLARAHEGTGRSAAALPLYRAVHRVDPAFMDTSARLAALVEGDGYDESADLAAVTLSGFGAGVPGAEALPEGDALLGVDPVDGRESWTLGDAVLLGDEPVPGPPDPVEKVRRTRTGKPPPFPAGPSDSALLAEALSQLERMVGLEPVKRQVKALSAQLNMARLRAEQGLPVQPPKRHFVFSGPSGTGKTTVARILGRVFYALGLLGGDHLVEAQRSDLVGEFLGQTAVKANELIDSALGGVLFVDEAYSLANSGYSKGDAYGDEALQVLLKRAEDNRDHLVVILAGYPEGMDRLLATNPGLSSRFTSRVDFPSYRPLELTAIGGVLAAENDDVWDEEAVEELRSISGHVVDQGWIDELGNGRFLRTLYEKSCAYRDLRLSGYRSAPTREDLSTLRLPDLMQAYGEVLSGRGPLGRGKQEPGAV
- a CDS encoding hemolysin family protein, whose protein sequence is MSLLHLLLAVILVLANGFFVGAEFALVSVRRSQIEPLAAQGSGRARTVLHGLENLPQMMAAAQFGITVCSLTLGAVAEPTVAHLLEPVFHAAHVPDGLVHPLGFALALLSVVVLHLVIGEMVPKNLAMAAPERTALWLSPALVAFARLCRPVTTALGACAGLVLRLFGVEPKDEVEAVFTSEQLNRLVEDSGQAGLLAPAAAERLEDALELGSRPVLGVLLERASLVTVDPSVTPRGIEELTVRTGFSRFPVCAEGGGPFMGYLHVKDVLELEDADRAVPQQIWRPMTTVRAELPLGDALTVMRRAATHLAQVADASGRILGLVAMEDVLETLVGEVRDPAHRVVSVPRRTVDVPKGPGRLPAPGALVH
- a CDS encoding hemolysin family protein, translated to MTTPLLLLAAAFLLILANGFFVAAEFGLVTVDRPDAERAAAEGDRRARTVVHALRELSFQLSGTQLGITLTSLVVGMLAEPALAQLLAGPLTATGLPAEAVPGIGVVVGMLLASAVQMVVGELVPKNWAVSRPLQVARFVAGPQARFAALLRPVITLLNALANRLVRLLGVEPTDELASARTPGELVSLARHSARAGALEQDTADLFVRSLALAGLTAQHVMTPRVKVSALHSSATAEDVLNLTRATGLSRFPVYRDRIDEVVGMVHLKDALAVPAAERLRTPAGLIAVAPLLVPGTLPVEPLLRRLRHEQPIAVVVDEYGGTAGVVTLEDIIEELVGEVRDEHDAEGAGRPELTATTGDDGRPAWDAEGSCRVHTLRRGGLDVPEGPYETVAGLVAGLLGRIPAPGDVAELPGWRISVRQVGHNRAERVRFTRTPGLRPDRAGRTLLEAAR
- a CDS encoding PH domain-containing protein is translated as MSAPRPELPTLPVTFRPTLTRVVLLSVGLAMFLVITVVALMLERLNPGERASFIFVAVLFFGVLALLSRPRVSADEAGVTVVNLTRTRRLAWQEILRVNLRSGDPWVFLDLSDGTSLPALGIQPGLAKQQAIRDARALRALAETRGAGSDDTPADA
- the hisG gene encoding ATP phosphoribosyltransferase, encoding MLRIAVPNKGSLSGPAMAMLHEAGYQQRKESKELVLVDPENEVEFFYLRPRDIAIYVSSGKLDIGITGRDLLLDSGADSEEILQLGFARSTFRYATKPGTAAGPQDFDGMTIATSYEGIVADHLGKAGVNASVVHLDGAVETAIELGVAQIIADVVETGTSLRNAGLEVIGEPIMTSEAVVIRRNGAPADDPKVQQFLRRLQGVLVARSYVMMDYDCRVEHLERAVALTPGLESPTISPLHHEGWVAVRSMVAAKEAQRIMDDLYELGARAILTTAIHACRL
- a CDS encoding phosphoribosyl-ATP diphosphatase, with the translated sequence MGQKTFEELFAELQLKAAEGDPATSRTAELVGKGVHAIGKKVVEEAAEVWMAAEYEGKEAAAEEISQLLYHVQVMMVARGISLDDVYAHL
- the ribH gene encoding 6,7-dimethyl-8-ribityllumazine synthase is translated as MSGKGAPELSVRNCGDLRVAVIAAQWHEKVMDGLVDGALRALHELGIDEPTLLRVPGSFELPVVAKVLAGRGYDAIVALGVVIRGGTPHFEYVSQGVTLGLTQVTVDTGVPVGFGVLTCDTEEQALDRAGLEGSNEDKGHEAVTAAVATAATLRTVSEPWR